One genomic window of Desulfuromonas sp. AOP6 includes the following:
- a CDS encoding protein-glutamate O-methyltransferase CheR — MSFLFSSPSIAMSMDEFQLIRDFVYHYCGLNFSEDSKYLLEKRLAKRLQHLQLESFRDYYYYLRYNKDKDQELTELIDLLTTNETYFFREDFQLKTLTEEILPEIVRQKEKDKDRRIRIWSAGCSSGEEPYTIAMLLLDNPLLADFQVDIIGTDISQRVLQLARKGVYGTSSFRATPPGYQERFFAAADGKFRVNDRVRNLVTVSHLNLFDAPRVALLGRMDIIFCRNVIIYFDMAAKKKVVDSFFQRLRPGGFLLLGHSESLMNITNVFTLRHFTHDMVYQRPHQLPFEGGGA; from the coding sequence TTCGTCTACCACTACTGCGGTCTGAATTTTTCAGAAGATTCCAAATATCTTCTGGAAAAGAGACTTGCCAAGCGTCTTCAACATCTGCAACTGGAGAGTTTCAGAGACTACTACTATTATCTGCGATACAACAAAGACAAAGATCAGGAGTTGACTGAGCTCATTGATTTGCTGACAACCAACGAAACCTATTTCTTTCGTGAGGATTTTCAGCTCAAGACGCTCACCGAAGAAATTTTACCTGAAATTGTCCGTCAAAAAGAAAAAGACAAGGACAGGCGTATCCGCATATGGAGTGCCGGATGTTCTTCCGGTGAGGAACCGTACACCATCGCCATGCTTCTCCTTGATAATCCCCTCCTGGCTGATTTTCAGGTAGACATCATCGGCACAGACATCAGCCAGAGAGTTTTGCAGCTGGCGCGGAAGGGGGTTTACGGGACTTCTTCATTCAGGGCGACTCCTCCCGGCTATCAGGAACGCTTTTTTGCCGCTGCCGATGGGAAATTCCGTGTCAACGACCGGGTCAGGAATCTGGTGACCGTCAGTCATCTCAATCTTTTTGACGCCCCTCGTGTTGCTCTGTTGGGGCGGATGGACATTATCTTCTGTCGGAATGTTATTATTTATTTCGACATGGCTGCCAAAAAAAAGGTCGTTGACAGTTTTTTTCAGCGTCTTCGCCCCGGGGGCTTTTTGTTGCTGGGTCATTCCGAATCACTGATGAATATCACCAACGTTTTTACCCTTCGTCATTTCACCCATGACATGGTGTATCAGCGACCCCACCAACTTCCTTTTGAAGGGGGAGGGGCATGA